In a single window of the Myxococcaceae bacterium genome:
- the glmM gene encoding phosphoglucosamine mutase has protein sequence MTKRILFGTDGIRGQANFYPITVEVMLALGKALGFWVKQNPKNKRGLVVIGKDTRLSGYALEQALSAGLCSMGADVRLLGPLPTPAIAHLTTALQADVGLMISASHNPYEDNGVKIFGPDGFKLPDSKELELEQLIFHPSFETTSQIGKVKRINDAAIQYMDYLLSLANPDFHLKGLKIVLDCANGAAYKVAPRLLHELGAELIILGASPNGTNINHEIGALHPQFARKIVQDTGANLGIVLDGDADRVVLIDETGQVIPGDTLLALVALYLQTEGRLTHNTVVCTEMSNFGLEQSLHQHGISVERTAVGDRYVVERMRQKGYAFGGEESGHLIFLGHGTTGDGLAGALLALNLLQEKKQTLSELKTLLKLMPRSIQNRLVPAKPPLSELPKSSALIAKITHELGARGRILVRYSGTEKKLRVLVEGPDLSSIEAMAQAVADSVIQEIEEQLN, from the coding sequence ATGACAAAGCGCATACTGTTCGGTACCGACGGAATCCGTGGCCAAGCTAATTTTTATCCCATTACCGTCGAGGTCATGTTGGCTCTCGGCAAAGCACTCGGCTTTTGGGTCAAGCAAAACCCCAAAAACAAGCGCGGCCTCGTGGTCATTGGCAAGGACACCCGGTTGTCCGGTTACGCTTTGGAACAAGCTCTCTCCGCAGGTCTATGTTCCATGGGAGCAGACGTCCGGCTGCTTGGCCCTCTCCCCACACCTGCCATTGCACACCTCACGACTGCCTTGCAAGCAGACGTCGGGCTGATGATCTCGGCGAGCCACAACCCTTACGAAGACAACGGCGTTAAGATTTTTGGACCCGATGGCTTCAAACTTCCGGATTCCAAAGAACTGGAACTCGAACAACTCATCTTTCATCCCAGTTTTGAGACCACAAGCCAAATTGGCAAGGTCAAGCGCATCAACGATGCAGCGATTCAGTACATGGATTATCTTCTTTCTTTGGCCAATCCGGATTTTCATCTCAAAGGCCTCAAAATTGTTTTGGATTGCGCCAATGGAGCTGCTTACAAAGTTGCTCCTAGGCTGTTACACGAGCTGGGCGCAGAATTAATTATTTTGGGCGCTTCTCCAAACGGAACCAACATCAATCATGAAATTGGTGCACTTCACCCTCAATTCGCTCGTAAAATCGTGCAAGATACGGGAGCAAATTTAGGCATCGTGCTCGATGGAGATGCCGATCGCGTCGTTCTCATTGATGAAACCGGCCAAGTGATCCCGGGCGATACCTTGCTCGCTTTGGTTGCTCTATATCTTCAAACAGAAGGCCGCCTGACTCACAACACGGTGGTCTGTACCGAAATGAGTAATTTTGGGCTTGAGCAATCCCTTCATCAGCATGGGATTTCTGTTGAGAGAACAGCCGTGGGAGACCGTTATGTCGTCGAGCGCATGCGTCAAAAAGGCTATGCATTTGGCGGAGAAGAATCCGGTCATCTCATCTTCTTAGGCCATGGAACGACTGGAGATGGGCTTGCTGGAGCTTTATTGGCACTCAATCTTCTTCAAGAAAAAAAGCAAACGCTTTCCGAACTAAAAACTCTTTTGAAGCTCATGCCTCGCTCGATTCAGAATCGGCTCGTTCCTGCAAAGCCACCGCTTTCCGAGCTTCCTAAGTCGTCTGCACTGATTGCAAAAATCACGCACGAGTTGGGCGCTAGAGGGCGCATTTTGGTACGTTACAGCGGGACTGAAAAGAAATTACGCGTCCTCGTTGAGGGACCCGATTTGAGCAGCATCGAAGCCATGGCACAGGCCGTGGCAGACTCCGTGATTCAAGAAATCGAAGAACAGCTGAATTAA
- a CDS encoding DUF1566 domain-containing protein: MGKVFKFKVFLVNVLYFSSSFGLLAQPWNYSAYEDGTHQSGRYAVEGESQNSFIVQDHFTGLSWEQSNTAGNVFWSSTAARGSAQSYCSRLRKGNYSDWRVPSVTELQSLMDYTRINAPMTNQEIFSDQANPLYWASAARANLSRVAWVFDFKSGSSIYVLLKHPDVSVHCVRGESMQPSERYVDEQNGLITETTKQIKDRVTGLVWERTPKRVCNWEMAKQYCHNLALGEYQWHLPSIKALTTLVDYSRIRPSINSDVFLKTRLDSYLSSTIFKNTRLVWTASFMSGDLDTETKMENLPVRCVRTGDE, translated from the coding sequence ATGGGCAAGGTTTTTAAATTTAAAGTTTTTTTAGTCAACGTTTTATATTTTTCATCATCCTTTGGGCTGCTTGCTCAGCCTTGGAACTATTCTGCTTATGAAGATGGGACGCATCAATCGGGCCGCTACGCCGTTGAGGGAGAGTCTCAAAACTCTTTCATCGTGCAGGATCATTTTACGGGTTTGAGCTGGGAGCAAAGCAATACCGCTGGAAACGTATTTTGGAGTTCAACTGCTGCACGTGGCTCGGCGCAGTCTTATTGTTCAAGGTTGCGAAAAGGAAACTATTCGGACTGGAGAGTTCCAAGCGTCACAGAACTTCAATCGTTGATGGATTACACTCGGATTAATGCTCCGATGACGAATCAAGAAATTTTTTCCGATCAGGCAAATCCGTTGTACTGGGCCTCCGCTGCTCGTGCCAATTTGTCTCGTGTTGCGTGGGTTTTTGACTTTAAATCAGGGTCCTCGATCTATGTTTTATTGAAGCACCCAGACGTTAGCGTTCATTGTGTCCGGGGTGAGTCCATGCAACCATCAGAACGTTATGTCGATGAGCAGAATGGTCTGATTACAGAAACAACGAAGCAAATAAAAGATCGAGTGACTGGCCTTGTTTGGGAAAGGACCCCCAAGAGAGTTTGCAATTGGGAGATGGCCAAGCAGTATTGTCATAACTTGGCACTAGGGGAATATCAGTGGCATTTGCCGTCGATTAAAGCCCTCACAACGCTGGTGGATTACAGTCGCATCAGACCCAGTATAAACAGCGATGTATTTCTAAAGACCCGGCTTGATTCCTATTTGTCTTCAACGATTTTTAAGAATACTAGGCTCGTTTGGACGGCTAGTTTTATGAGTGGTGATCTTGATACTGAGACGAAAATGGAAAATCTACCGGTTCGATGCGTAAGAACTGGAGATGAGTAA
- a CDS encoding DUF1566 domain-containing protein has translation MKISFFIFIFQTSFFLSGYAFDDSTNQPQRYLADKDDAVRDLFTGLIWEKTISSDKLVWSRDAEMGSAQAYCVSLSKADLDWRVPNVMELQSLVDYSEKNGRRIHPIFSSDAKSQVYWTSVSFKGYSEVLGLRMDEGVLESLSADSKQRVRCVSGFRNAMSFEYTNNTPDDLEAGNISVGIGPHDEIAKATICFCDSITGLRWAPKSFQCLSRSKAAA, from the coding sequence ATGAAAATATCTTTTTTTATTTTTATCTTTCAGACATCTTTTTTCTTGTCGGGCTATGCTTTCGATGACTCAACAAATCAGCCTCAACGATATCTGGCTGACAAGGACGATGCGGTTCGAGATTTGTTCACGGGTCTCATCTGGGAAAAAACCATCTCATCCGACAAACTAGTTTGGAGCCGCGATGCTGAGATGGGTTCAGCACAGGCTTATTGTGTAAGTTTGAGCAAAGCAGACCTTGATTGGCGTGTCCCGAATGTGATGGAACTGCAGTCTTTAGTCGATTACTCGGAAAAAAATGGTCGCCGCATTCATCCAATCTTCTCGTCAGATGCAAAGAGTCAAGTTTATTGGACTTCAGTAAGTTTCAAGGGTTATTCGGAAGTACTCGGTTTACGGATGGATGAAGGGGTTCTGGAAAGTCTTTCTGCGGATTCGAAACAACGTGTTCGTTGCGTGAGTGGATTCCGGAACGCCATGTCTTTCGAGTACACGAATAATACTCCTGATGATCTTGAGGCGGGAAATATTTCTGTAGGCATTGGCCCTCATGACGAAATTGCTAAAGCTACGATTTGCTTTTGCGATAGTATTACCGGTTTGCGTTGGGCTCCAAAATCGTTTCAATGTTTAAGTCGCTCTAAAGCGGCAGCTTGA
- a CDS encoding DUF1566 domain-containing protein produces the protein MAEKVGPRSWRLPSIKEVVTLVDYKSGKFRIHEAALPSLESKELYYWTSTPHEERPNSFAVISLKDGSLSFVKSDFEDRSKCMLTRCIDRK, from the coding sequence ATGGCGGAAAAGGTTGGCCCTAGATCGTGGCGTCTTCCAAGTATCAAAGAAGTAGTGACATTGGTAGATTATAAATCCGGCAAGTTTAGAATCCATGAGGCAGCTCTGCCATCGTTGGAGTCTAAAGAGTTGTACTATTGGACCTCCACGCCGCACGAGGAGCGCCCGAATTCGTTTGCGGTGATTTCTCTCAAAGATGGTTCGTTGAGCTTCGTGAAGTCCGATTTTGAAGATCGATCGAAATGTATGTTGACTCGTTGTATCGATCGTAAGTAG
- a CDS encoding PQQ-like beta-propeller repeat protein: protein MIKNHFYFVFLLSFLSPLLAVARSGTVQWKHTFSDPAELGWAVAVSDQVYVGSLSGALYAIQAQSGLPAWGFNATDSLIFPATISEGSIYFTSRDGHLYALDSSTGNKLWSFEVEAWASSPVVNGSVVYVGSLDFSLYAVNASTGLKLWSFPTQRALFSSPAIYKNIVYITSMDQTLYAIDAGSHESLWSVNLEGFGSSPVVARDSVYVGLQEGEVFAFNATNGKLLWEFSADVSFQIPVLEKDRVLVFGSNDTLFALDDLSGEEKWQLNTSSYFLLAPSVFNSTLYLPVPSALVAFDLETKEELWTCRLQGTVSTAPVIRDGLIYVVYDFTLYAIKSDSL, encoded by the coding sequence ATGATCAAAAATCACTTTTATTTTGTTTTTTTACTGTCTTTTTTGAGTCCTCTGCTTGCTGTCGCTCGTTCAGGGACTGTGCAGTGGAAACATACGTTTTCTGATCCTGCAGAGTTGGGATGGGCCGTTGCCGTGAGCGACCAAGTGTATGTGGGTTCGCTTTCGGGTGCTTTGTATGCGATTCAAGCGCAGAGCGGATTACCGGCTTGGGGATTTAATGCAACTGATTCATTGATATTCCCAGCCACTATTAGCGAGGGAAGTATTTATTTTACTTCGAGAGATGGTCATTTGTATGCCTTAGATAGTTCGACAGGGAATAAATTATGGTCTTTTGAGGTTGAGGCTTGGGCGTCAAGTCCGGTTGTTAATGGAAGCGTGGTTTATGTGGGTTCTCTCGATTTTTCTTTATACGCTGTCAATGCGAGTACAGGTCTGAAATTATGGTCATTTCCAACTCAAAGAGCATTGTTTTCTTCTCCTGCCATTTATAAAAATATTGTTTATATAACTTCGATGGATCAAACATTATACGCGATTGATGCCGGATCGCATGAAAGCTTATGGTCTGTAAATTTAGAAGGATTTGGATCTTCTCCAGTCGTTGCTCGAGATAGTGTTTATGTTGGTTTACAAGAGGGTGAGGTGTTCGCATTTAATGCAACAAATGGGAAATTACTCTGGGAATTTAGCGCGGATGTTTCGTTTCAGATACCGGTCTTGGAAAAGGACCGTGTGTTGGTTTTTGGCAGCAATGACACATTGTTTGCTCTTGATGATCTGTCAGGAGAGGAGAAGTGGCAATTGAATACCAGTAGTTATTTTTTGCTAGCTCCAAGCGTGTTTAATTCGACTCTGTATTTGCCTGTTCCAAGTGCGTTGGTTGCCTTCGATCTAGAAACAAAAGAAGAGCTTTGGACTTGTCGGCTTCAAGGCACGGTTTCCACTGCACCAGTCATTAGAGACGGTCTAATCTATGTGGTTTACGACTTTACATTGTACGCAATTAAATCGGATAGTTTATGA
- a CDS encoding DUF1566 domain-containing protein has translation MKKMKCCFVIAACLSSVFLNVSDALAGYSQAVRDLWPREAYRDQTNQANRYRTFNYWPGTVFDTLTRLTWEQTPSEETFTWKEDKTLGSAQAYCAALSKAGLDWRVPNVMELQSLIDYSKKDSHRIHPIFSPDPEGQVYWTSVSFNGSSEVLGLRMDEGVLESLPIDSDRRVRCVSGFVNAMSLEYTNNPPGDIVAGNISRKIASERRIVLVTICFCDGITGLCWAPKSFPCLSHSEAVASCDRRTLLENSSPKELADAVKLIGITSWRLPSIKEVVTLVDYKSGKFRIHEAAQPLLEPKELYYWTSTPHEMDSDSFAVISLKDGSLSYVRSDFEDSSKCILARCVDHNIDRKIED, from the coding sequence ATGAAAAAAATGAAATGTTGCTTTGTAATCGCTGCTTGTTTGAGTTCTGTCTTTTTGAATGTGTCCGACGCTTTAGCAGGTTACTCTCAGGCTGTGCGAGACCTCTGGCCTCGGGAGGCCTATCGAGATCAAACAAATCAAGCTAACCGATATAGAACGTTTAACTATTGGCCCGGTACAGTATTCGATACACTGACTCGATTGACTTGGGAGCAGACTCCGTCTGAAGAAACCTTTACCTGGAAGGAAGACAAGACATTAGGATCTGCCCAAGCTTATTGCGCAGCTTTAAGCAAAGCAGGCCTTGATTGGCGTGTGCCGAACGTGATGGAACTGCAATCTTTAATCGATTATTCGAAGAAAGATAGCCACCGCATTCATCCAATTTTCTCTCCAGATCCAGAGGGTCAAGTTTATTGGACTTCAGTAAGTTTCAACGGTTCTTCGGAAGTACTTGGTTTGCGGATGGATGAAGGGGTTCTGGAGAGCCTACCTATTGACTCAGATCGCCGGGTTCGTTGCGTGAGTGGTTTCGTTAATGCTATGTCTCTCGAGTATACGAATAATCCTCCTGGTGATATTGTCGCAGGAAATATTTCTAGGAAGATTGCGAGCGAGAGAAGAATTGTTTTGGTTACGATTTGTTTTTGCGATGGTATTACTGGATTGTGCTGGGCTCCGAAATCGTTTCCGTGTTTAAGTCATTCTGAAGCGGTAGCCTCATGTGATCGTAGAACACTTTTAGAAAATTCTTCTCCGAAAGAGTTGGCGGATGCTGTGAAACTTATAGGCATTACATCCTGGCGTCTCCCGAGCATCAAAGAAGTAGTCACACTGGTAGATTATAAATCCGGCAAGTTTAGAATCCATGAGGCGGCTCAACCGTTGTTGGAGCCTAAAGAATTGTATTATTGGACTTCCACACCCCATGAGATGGACTCGGATTCGTTTGCCGTGATTTCTCTTAAAGATGGTTCGCTGAGTTATGTGAGATCTGATTTTGAAGATTCATCGAAATGTATTTTAGCTCGCTGTGTCGATCATAATATAGATCGTAAGATAGAGGATTGA
- the lysS gene encoding lysine--tRNA ligase — protein sequence MTEQRIREERLEKAIHFRAIGQNPYDNTFKPSDCLEAFAKQYESFSREELAEAGRRHQLSGRIMAIRSLGKASFYRIQDSSGHMQLFFQKESLGEAYEQLRWLDMGDFIGVEGFAMRTKTGELSLQVTRFQILTKSLRPLPEKWHGLSNVEQRYRQRYLDLIVNEHTRQIFQTRSKVIRKIQSFLDAQGFMEVETPILSDVAGGAAARPFMTHHNALNEDLSLRIATELHLKRLLVGGFERVYEIGRLFRNEGVSTTHNPEFTTIEFYQAYATYQDFMDLTEKLFRELALLVSEEAKIFWGEHEIDFKKPFRRVSIARLVGEHIGLSEQKVQELEQTKDVSWALQIAEGRCVTPNAPQKILEEHGMIGEDPVQNRNLALHLLYAVFEHEIEKTLIQPTFLLDFPVAVSPLARRRDSDAAVVDRFELFIGGMELANSFSELNDPVDQRERFEAQLRQRHAGNDEAHDMDEDFLTALEIGMPPAAGQGIGIDRLVMLLTNSASIREVVLFPKMRAR from the coding sequence ATGACCGAGCAGCGTATCCGTGAAGAGCGTTTGGAAAAGGCGATCCATTTCCGAGCCATTGGCCAAAACCCCTACGATAATACATTTAAACCCTCGGATTGTTTAGAGGCATTTGCCAAGCAATACGAATCGTTTAGTCGCGAAGAGTTGGCTGAGGCTGGCCGGCGGCATCAACTGTCGGGCCGCATTATGGCCATTCGTTCGCTGGGGAAAGCCTCTTTTTACCGGATTCAAGATAGCTCCGGTCACATGCAGCTTTTTTTTCAGAAAGAATCCTTAGGAGAAGCCTACGAACAGTTGCGTTGGCTTGACATGGGGGACTTCATCGGTGTGGAAGGTTTTGCGATGCGGACCAAAACGGGTGAACTTTCGCTGCAGGTCACTCGTTTTCAGATTCTGACCAAGTCGCTGAGGCCGCTGCCTGAAAAGTGGCATGGGCTCAGCAACGTTGAACAACGATACCGTCAGCGTTACTTGGATTTGATCGTGAACGAACACACGCGTCAGATATTCCAGACACGCTCCAAAGTGATTCGAAAAATACAGTCTTTTCTCGATGCTCAAGGCTTTATGGAAGTGGAGACTCCGATCTTATCCGATGTTGCGGGCGGAGCTGCTGCCAGGCCTTTCATGACGCATCACAATGCGTTGAACGAAGATTTGAGTTTGCGAATTGCAACGGAGCTGCACCTGAAGCGTTTGCTGGTGGGCGGTTTTGAACGAGTTTATGAAATCGGGCGGCTGTTTCGAAACGAAGGGGTGAGTACGACGCACAATCCCGAGTTCACGACCATCGAATTCTACCAGGCTTATGCGACATACCAAGATTTCATGGACTTGACCGAAAAACTCTTTCGAGAGTTGGCCCTCTTGGTCAGCGAAGAGGCTAAAATCTTCTGGGGCGAGCATGAAATCGATTTTAAGAAGCCTTTCCGGCGTGTGAGCATTGCTCGTTTGGTCGGCGAACATATTGGGCTTTCGGAACAAAAAGTTCAAGAGTTGGAACAAACGAAAGACGTTTCCTGGGCCCTTCAGATTGCGGAAGGACGCTGCGTGACTCCGAACGCTCCTCAGAAAATCCTCGAAGAACACGGGATGATTGGGGAGGATCCGGTTCAGAATCGGAATTTGGCCTTGCATTTGCTCTACGCTGTCTTTGAACATGAAATTGAAAAAACGTTGATACAGCCGACATTTTTGCTGGATTTCCCCGTAGCGGTTAGCCCACTCGCGCGTCGAAGAGATAGTGACGCAGCGGTGGTAGACCGATTTGAGCTCTTTATTGGGGGGATGGAGTTGGCCAATTCGTTTTCGGAATTGAATGATCCGGTGGACCAACGAGAGCGTTTTGAGGCTCAATTGCGGCAACGTCATGCTGGCAACGATGAAGCGCATGACATGGACGAAGATTTCTTGACGGCGCTTGAAATAGGCATGCCGCCGGCTGCCGGGCAGGGAATCGGGATTGATCGCCTGGTGATGCTCTTAACCAACAGCGCTTCCATTCGAGAAGTGGTGCTCTTTCCCAAGATGCGTGCTCGATGA
- a CDS encoding MGMT family protein, whose translation MNTQTEFSKNAISLIHSIPEGKVATYALIARLAGNPRAPRMVGWLLHTCTQKHQLPWQRVIKSDGTLPFAEFSENGIRHKQLLKMEGVVVLNHRVDLKKYLWHFRENVS comes from the coding sequence ATGAATACTCAAACCGAATTCTCAAAAAACGCCATCTCGTTGATCCATTCGATCCCAGAGGGCAAAGTGGCGACCTATGCCCTGATTGCGAGGCTAGCCGGTAATCCAAGAGCGCCACGGATGGTTGGCTGGCTTTTGCACACCTGCACCCAAAAGCATCAATTACCTTGGCAACGCGTGATCAAATCCGATGGGACCTTGCCTTTTGCGGAATTCAGCGAAAACGGCATTCGGCACAAACAGCTACTCAAAATGGAAGGTGTTGTCGTGCTGAACCATCGTGTCGACTTAAAGAAATACCTTTGGCATTTCCGTGAGAACGTATCATAA
- a CDS encoding ABC transporter permease yields the protein MNEASAFQIVMGVAWGGGIGLILVVIGAFFYLFWGEGRWNPSFSSEAFVARRFMMAKRNHQAISMIGFISILAVMSACAGIILVMSVMNGFSTDFRDKILGANPHVMLMKYGHDFSDYPLVLEKTKRLKGVESAQPFVLGEGMLSSQYNMTGCVLKGIADESIASHGIVIGEEMAKTLRVFEGDAIRLVSPMGELGPMGLMPKTRTFKVVRLFKTGMYEYDSKFAYIALASAQSLFGLGMGVSGVEYRIDHPDEAAWVGEEIEKAAGAYPFYVRDWMEMNRSLFSALKLEKVAMFIILMTLLAMASLLILVTLILVVLEKGKEIAILKSMGATHVSVMKIFVIYGVSIGAVGTLLGTLIGIGGCWLLQKLGIGLDAEIYYISQIPVRMNPAEVSWVVFGSLVLSFLATIPPSLMAARLKPVEGLRYE from the coding sequence ATGAACGAGGCTTCGGCTTTTCAGATTGTGATGGGAGTTGCTTGGGGGGGCGGAATCGGTCTGATTTTGGTGGTCATCGGCGCGTTTTTCTATCTGTTTTGGGGGGAAGGGCGCTGGAATCCCAGTTTTTCCAGTGAAGCTTTTGTGGCGAGACGCTTTATGATGGCTAAGCGAAATCATCAAGCCATTTCCATGATTGGGTTTATCTCTATTTTGGCCGTTATGTCCGCCTGTGCAGGCATTATCTTGGTCATGAGTGTGATGAACGGGTTTTCCACTGATTTTCGCGATAAGATTCTCGGTGCAAATCCTCATGTGATGCTCATGAAATACGGCCATGATTTTTCGGACTATCCCCTGGTTTTGGAGAAGACAAAGCGTTTAAAGGGAGTCGAGTCCGCACAACCTTTTGTCTTAGGAGAGGGCATGTTGTCTTCTCAATACAACATGACGGGTTGCGTGTTGAAGGGCATTGCGGATGAAAGTATTGCTTCCCACGGAATTGTCATTGGCGAAGAAATGGCCAAAACCCTGCGCGTTTTTGAAGGGGATGCGATTCGTTTGGTGAGTCCGATGGGCGAATTAGGCCCCATGGGGCTGATGCCCAAAACGCGAACCTTTAAGGTGGTTCGCCTTTTTAAAACGGGCATGTACGAGTACGATTCGAAATTTGCCTATATTGCTTTAGCCAGTGCTCAAAGCCTTTTTGGGCTTGGAATGGGGGTTTCTGGAGTCGAGTATCGCATCGATCACCCGGATGAAGCGGCTTGGGTGGGGGAAGAGATCGAAAAAGCCGCTGGAGCGTACCCGTTCTACGTGCGGGACTGGATGGAGATGAACCGATCTTTATTTTCTGCTCTCAAACTCGAAAAAGTAGCCATGTTTATTATTTTAATGACTCTTTTGGCGATGGCGAGTCTTTTGATCTTGGTGACGCTCATTTTGGTTGTCTTAGAAAAAGGCAAAGAAATCGCTATTTTGAAGAGCATGGGCGCAACCCATGTTTCGGTAATGAAAATTTTTGTGATTTATGGTGTATCGATCGGGGCTGTTGGGACTCTACTGGGGACTTTGATCGGGATTGGAGGCTGCTGGCTTTTGCAAAAACTAGGCATTGGTCTCGATGCCGAGATTTACTACATTAGCCAAATACCCGTTCGAATGAACCCAGCAGAAGTCAGCTGGGTTGTATTCGGGTCTTTGGTGCTAAGCTTTTTGGCGACCATTCCTCCTTCTCTCATGGCAGCTCGCTTAAAGCCGGTGGAAGGACTTCGATACGAATGA
- a CDS encoding ABC transporter ATP-binding protein: MNLELEQLSKSYFLRERKIVVLKDFSASVASGERVSIVGASGAGKSTLLHLIGTLDAPCSGEIRYDGQSLSQSTDAEWARFRNQKIGFVFQFHHLLPEFTALENVGMPLLFQRAPDRVSRSKQWLERVGLGNRWDHKPGELSGGEQQRVALARALVAEPQLLLLDEPTGNLDETTGAGIVRLIEELNQELGLTVLMVTHNPRLVWDKVWKLNDLT; the protein is encoded by the coding sequence ATGAATTTAGAACTCGAACAGCTGTCCAAATCTTACTTTTTGCGAGAACGCAAGATTGTGGTTTTGAAAGACTTTAGCGCTTCTGTTGCCTCTGGCGAGCGTGTGAGCATCGTGGGAGCTTCGGGAGCGGGTAAGAGCACGCTGCTGCATTTGATTGGGACCTTGGATGCACCTTGCTCTGGAGAGATTCGATACGATGGGCAGAGCTTAAGCCAAAGCACGGATGCGGAATGGGCACGATTTCGCAATCAAAAAATTGGATTTGTTTTTCAATTTCACCATCTTTTGCCGGAGTTCACGGCGCTTGAAAACGTGGGCATGCCCTTGCTGTTTCAACGGGCACCGGATCGCGTTTCTCGATCGAAGCAATGGCTTGAACGTGTGGGTCTTGGGAATCGATGGGATCACAAACCCGGCGAGCTCTCAGGAGGCGAGCAGCAACGAGTTGCATTAGCCAGGGCTCTGGTGGCCGAGCCGCAACTGCTTTTATTGGATGAGCCAACCGGTAATTTGGATGAAACAACAGGAGCTGGGATCGTTCGCTTAATCGAAGAGCTCAATCAAGAACTTGGATTGACTGTGCTCATGGTGACGCACAATCCGCGTTTGGTATGGGATAAAGTTTGGAAGCTCAACGATCTTACGTGA